One Ctenopharyngodon idella isolate HZGC_01 chromosome 9, HZGC01, whole genome shotgun sequence DNA window includes the following coding sequences:
- the rpe gene encoding ribulose-phosphate 3-epimerase isoform X4, which translates to MDMHMMVSRPEQWVKPMAAAGANQYTFHLEATTNPGNLIKEIRESGMKVGLAIKPGTTVEELAPWAGQIDMALVMTVEPGFGGQKFMEDMMPKVSWLRSQFPSLDIEVDGGVGPDSIHRCAEAGANMIVSGSAVVSSDDPRSVIALLKNVVIEAIQKRSLDR; encoded by the exons ACATGCATATGATGGTGTCCAGGCCAGAGCAATGGGTGAAACCCATGGCAGCAGCAGGAGCCAATCAGTATACTTTCCATCTAGAAGCCACAACCAACCCTGGCAACCTCATCAAGGAAATCAGAGAGAGCGGCATGAAG GTTGGTCTTGCCATCAAACCTGGAACAACTGTTGAGGAATTGGCACCATGGGCTGGACAGATTGATATGGCTCTCGTCATGACAGTAGAGCCTGGCTTTGGTGGTCAGAAATTTATGGAAGATATGATGCCAAAG GTAAGTTGGCTCAGGAGTCAGTTCCCTTCTCTGGACATTGAAGTGGATGGAGGAGTCGGACCAGACAGCATCCACAGATGTGCTGAG GCTGGAGCAAACATGATCGTGTCGGGCAGTGCCGTGGTGAGCAGTGATGACCCTCGTTCTGTAATCGCCCTCCTCAAAAATGTTGTTATTGAGGCGATCCAGAAACGTTCTTTGGACCGCTGA
- the rpe gene encoding ribulose-phosphate 3-epimerase isoform X3 → MDMHMMVSRPEQWVKPMAAAGANQYTFHLEATTNPGNLIKEIRESGMKVCVKRGNNQFCLRPQNVGLAIKPGTTVEELAPWAGQIDMALVMTVEPGFGGQKFMEDMMPKVSWLRSQFPSLDIEVDGGVGPDSIHRCAEAGANMIVSGSAVVSSDDPRSVIALLKNVVIEAIQKRSLDR, encoded by the exons ACATGCATATGATGGTGTCCAGGCCAGAGCAATGGGTGAAACCCATGGCAGCAGCAGGAGCCAATCAGTATACTTTCCATCTAGAAGCCACAACCAACCCTGGCAACCTCATCAAGGAAATCAGAGAGAGCGGCATGAAGGTCTGTGTGAAACGGGGGAACAACCAGTTTTGTTTAAGACCtcaaaat GTTGGTCTTGCCATCAAACCTGGAACAACTGTTGAGGAATTGGCACCATGGGCTGGACAGATTGATATGGCTCTCGTCATGACAGTAGAGCCTGGCTTTGGTGGTCAGAAATTTATGGAAGATATGATGCCAAAG GTAAGTTGGCTCAGGAGTCAGTTCCCTTCTCTGGACATTGAAGTGGATGGAGGAGTCGGACCAGACAGCATCCACAGATGTGCTGAG GCTGGAGCAAACATGATCGTGTCGGGCAGTGCCGTGGTGAGCAGTGATGACCCTCGTTCTGTAATCGCCCTCCTCAAAAATGTTGTTATTGAGGCGATCCAGAAACGTTCTTTGGACCGCTGA